The genomic DNA ACTTATTTATCTACTCTTcagaagtttgtacccttaacaTCTCCCTAATtctcctgctccccagcccctggtaaccaccgttTTACTCTCTGATTTtacaagtttggcttttttagattttcAACATAAAtgatatacagtatttttatttgatttttctgcacatggttatccagttttcccaaacccATTGTTAAAtaaactatcctttccccatggAGTgtttttggctcctttgtcaaatattagttgactataAATGCGGGACTTTATTTCTGGggtttattttgttccattgctcaaagtgtttatttttatgccaggaccatactgtttaaattactatagctttatggtatagtttgaaaccaggatGTGTGGGGCTTCCACTATTGACCtcctggctattcggggtcttttgtagttcatgcaaattttagaattttttttctatttcttgaaaaacgccattggaattttgatagggaatgcattgaatctatagatgactGAGTGGTATAGACattgtaacaatattaattcttctgatctatgaacacaggatattttccttttgtttgtctttttcttttttttttatgtctgaaacatttatattaacatatttccatacaaataacccaatgaaagtttagtattagttgtttttttgtttttttatactgcagtttcttattagtcatcaattttatacacatcagtgtatacatgtcaatcccaatcacccaattcagcacaccaccgtccccaccccactgcagttttccccccttggtgtccatgtgtctgttgtctacatctgtgtctctatttctgccctgcaaaccggttcatctgtaccatttttctaggttccacatatatgcgttaatatacgatatttgtttttctctttctgacgtacttcactctgtatgacagtctctagatccatccacgtctcaacaaatgacccagtttcgttcctttttatggctgagtaatattccattgtatatatgtaccacatcttctttatccattcgtctgtcgatgggcatttaggttgcttccatgacctggctattgtaaatagtgctgcaatgaacattggggtgcatgcgtctttttgaatcatggttttctctgggtatatgcccagtagtgggatcgctgggtcatatggtagttctatatttcgttttttaaggaacctccatactgttttccatagtggctgtatcaatttacattcccaccaacagtgcaagagggttcccttttctccacaccctctccagcatttgttgtttgtagattttccgatgatgcccattctcactggtgagaggtgatacctcattgtagttttgatttgcatttctctaataattagtgatgttgagcatcttttcatgtgcttcttggccatctgtatgtcttctttggagaaatgtctatttaggtcttctgcccatttttggattggggtgtttgtttctttaatattgagctgcatgagctgtttatatattttggagattaatcctttgtccattgattcgtttgcaaatattttctcccattctgagggttgtcttttcgtcttgtttatagtttcctttgttgtgcaaaagctttgaagtttcattaggtcccatttgtttatttttgtttttatttccattactctaggaggtggatcaaaaaagatcttgctgtgacttatgtcaaagaatgttcttcctatgttttcctctaagagttttatagtgtccagtcttacatttaggtcttgaatccgttttgagtttatttttgtgtatggtgttggggagtgttctaatttcattcttttacatgtagctgtccagttttcccagcaccacttattgaagagactgtcttttctccattgtatatctttgcctcctttgtcatagattagttgaccataggtgtgtgggtttatctctgggctttctatcttgttccattgatctgtgtttctgtttttgtgccagtgccatattgtcttgattactgtagctttgtagtatagtctgaagtcagggagtctgattcctccagctccgtttttttccctcaagactgctttggctattcggggtcttttgtgtctccatacaaattttaagatgatttgttctagttctgtaaaaaatgccattggtaatttgatagggattgcgttgaatctgtagattgctttgggtagtatagtcattttcacagtattgattcttccaatccaagaacatggtatatctctccatctgttggtatcatctttaatttctttcatcagtgtcttatagttttctgcatacagatcttttgtctccctaggtaggtttattcctaggtattttattctttttgttgcaatggtaaatgggagtgtttccataatttctcttttagatttttcatcattagtgtataggaatgcaagagatttctgtgcattaattgtgtatcctgcaactttaccaaattcattgattagctctagtagttttctggtggcatttttaggattctctgtataatatcatgtcatctgcaaacagtgacagttttacttcttctttaccaatttgtattccttttatttatttttcttctctgattgccgtggctagaacttccaaaactatgttgaataatagtggtgagagtggacatccttgtctcgttcctgatcttagaggaaatgcttccagtttttcaccattgagaatgatgtttgctgtgggtttgtcgtatatggcctttattatgttgaggtaggttccctctatgcccactttctggagagtttttatcataaatgggtgttgaattttgtcaaaagctttttctgcatctattgagatgatcatatggtttttattcttcaatttgttaatatggtgtatcacattgattgatttgcgtatattgaagaatccttgcatccctgggataaatcccacttgattgtggtgtatgatccttttaatgtgttgttggattctgtttgctagtattttgttgaggatttttgcatctatgttcgtcagtgatattggtctgtaattttctttttttgtagtatctttgtctggttttggtatcagggtgatggtggcctcatagaatgagtttgggagtgttccttcctctgcaattttttggaagagtttgagaaggatgggtgttagctcttctctaaatgtttgatagaattcacctgtgaagccatctggtcctggacttttgtttgatggaagatttttaatcacagtttcaatttcattacttgttatttgtctgttcatattttctgtttcttcctggttcagtcttggaaggttatacctttctaagaatttgtccatttcttccaggttgtccattttattggcatagagttgcttgtagtagtctcttaggatgctttgtatttctgcggtgtctgttgtaacttctcctttttcatttctaattttattgatttgagtcctctccctctttttcttgatgagtctggctaatggtttaccaattttgtttatcttctcaaagaaccagcttttagttttattgatctttgctattgttttctttgtttctatttcatttatttctgctctgatctttatgatttctttccttctgctaactttgggttttgtttgttcttctttctctagttcctttaggtgtaaggttagattgtttacttgagtttttcatgtttcttgtggtaggcttgtatagctataaacttccctcttagaactgctttcgctgcatcccataggttttggatcgtcgtgttttcattgtcatttgtctctaggtattttttgatttcctctttgatttcttcagtgatctcttggttatttagtaacgtattgtttagcctccatgtgtttgtgttttttacgtttttttccctgtaattcatttctaatctcatagcgttgtggtcagaaaagatgcttgatatgatttcaattttcttaaatttactgaggcttgatttgtgacccaagatgtgatctatcctggagaatgttccgtgcacacttgagaagaaagtgtaatctgctgtttttgcatggaatgtcctataaatatcaattaaatctatctggtctattgtgtcatttaaagcttctgtttccttatttagtttcattttggatgatctgtccattggtgtaagtgaggtgttaaagtcccccactattattgtgttactgttgatttcctcttttatagctgttagcagttgccttatgtattgaggtgctcctatgttgggtgcatatatatttataattgttatatcttcttcttggattgatcccttgatcattatgtagtgtccttccttgtctcttgtaacattctttattttaaagtctattttatctgatatgagtataactactccagctttcttttgatttccatttgcatggaatatctttttccatcccctcactttcagtctgtatgtgtccctaggtctgaagtgggtctcttctagacagcatatatatgggtcttgttttagtatccattcagcaagcctgtgtcttttggttggagcatttaatccattcacgtttaaggtaattatcgatatgtatgttcctatgaccattttcttaattgttttgggtttgtttttgtaagtccttttcttctcttgtgtttcccacttagagaagttcctttagcatttgttgtagagctggtttggtggtgctgaattctcttagcttttgcttgtctgtaaagcttttgatttctccatcaaatctgaatgagatccttgccgggtagagtaatcttggttgtaggttcttccctttcatcactttaagtatatcatgccactcccttctggcttgtaaagtttctgctgagaaatcagctgttaaccttatgggagttcccttgtaggttatttgtcgtttttcccttgctgctttcaataatttttctttgcctttaatttttgccaatttgattactatgtgtctccacgtgtttctccttgggtttatcctgtatgggactctctgcgcttcctggacttgggtggctatttcctttcccatattagggaagttttcgagtataataatctcttcaaatattttctctggtcctttctctctctcttcaccttctgggacccctataatgcgaatgttgttgcatttcatgttgtcccagaggtctcttaggctgtcttcatttcttttcattcttttttctttagtctgttccgcagcagtgaattccaccattctgtcctccaggtcacttatctgttcttctgcctcagttattctgctattgattccttctagtgtagttttcattttagttattgtattgttcatctctgtttgtttgttctttaattcttctaggtctttgttaaacatttcttgcatcttctcgatctttgcctccattcttattccgaggtcctggatcatcttcagtatcattattctgaattctttttctggaaggttgcctatctccacttcctttagttgtttttctggggttttatcttgttccttcatctggtacatagccctctgccttttcgtcttgtctatctttctgtaactgtggtttttgttccacaggctgcaggattgtagtttttcttgcttctgctgtctgccctctggtggttgaggctatctaagaggcttgatgggaggctctggtggtgggtacagctgactgttgctgtggtggtcagagctcagtaaaactttaatccacttgattgttgatgggtggggctgggttccctccctgttggttgtcttGCCttaggcaacccaacactggagcctacctgtgctctttggtggggctaacggcagactctgggagggctcacgccaaggagtacttcccagaacttctgctgccagtgtccttgtccccacggtgaaacatagccaccacctgcctctgcaggagaccttccaacactagcaggtaggtctggttcagtctcccccggggtcactgctccttcccctgggtcccgatgcgcacacaattttgtgtgcaccctccaagattggggtctctgtttcccccagtcctgtcgaagtcctgcagtcaatttccactaggcttcaaagtctgattctctaggaattcctcctcccgttgccggacccccaggttgggaagcctgacgtctggctcagaaccttcactccagtgggtggacttctgtggtataagtgtttgcccgtctgtgagtcacccacccaccagttatgggatttgattttactctgattgcgcccctcctaccgtctcattgtggcttctcctttgtctttggatgtggggtatcttttttggtgagttccagtgtcttcctatcgatgattgtccagcagctagttgtgattctggtgctctcgcaagagggagtgagagcacgtctttctactccgccatcttggttcctctctgtTTGTCTTTTTCAATATCTTCAAAGTCtcatagttttcaatgtacagatcttttatttccttgattAAATCTATTCCTAAGTACTGTTTTTGATGCTGTTATGAGTGGGatacttttgtttctctttcagatgtttcactgttagtgtataaaaacTGATTTCtatgtgttgattttatatcctgcaactttattgaatttattggtTAATTCCAACCGTTATTTTGGTTGAGTCTGTAGGCCTTTCTGTCATATCATCTGTAAATAACGACAATTGacttcttcctttctcatttagatgcctcttatttctttgtcttgcctaattactctagctaggacttccagtactagtttcaataagagtggtgagaatgggctcccttgtttttttcctgatcttacaggaaaagtTTTTAGCTTTGCACCCTTGAGTTATGATGTTAGCTGCAGTCTTGtctcatatgatttttattatgttgagatatgttcttttttttttgaagtaaaaaaaaatattttaatattcacatTTTCACTTCAGTTAATTCAACATGATATCTACTAGGCATGCATACCCATTTAGTTTGATTTgcttcatgtttatttatttttcaacatgCAGCAACCCTATGAGATTGTTGAGTTGAACTGTTTATTCTTAAAGAGTACAATGTACCttgtcctcaaagagttttatcaACTTTAACATTTTCAAAGAGCCCTATGAGGCTGCTCAATATGGTGGTTTTCACTGAAACTTCTTATTTGGAAGATGGCAAAACAGACTAGGATCTTCCCAAGTCTTCTGGTTGCTTGTATTCATATCACAGCTCAGTTGGGTAAGAGGTAGAGACTGAATAATAAGTAGATCACCTCCAAACCCAGCTGGGTGAGAAAACTTCATTTTTAGAAAGGAAACCAAGTCATGAAAACCTTTGTAATGGTGTGATTTGTTTCAGGGTTCTTTTGATACTTAAGAAGGGAATTAATCCTGGTGCACAGTACTCTTCTTTACAACCTTCTAGAGTTTTCTTCCCCAGCCATCGTTCTTTAGCCAGGTGATTTATTGTACTTGCTGCAGAACTGAAAGCATGAAGACTCTGTCTACTTTCATAATCAGAGGTGGTGATAGCCTTTTCATTTCCTGCCAAATGGATCCGACCACACTTCTAACCCTGGTGGCTGCACATCTTCTTGGACGATACCAGCTCGATTTATGGCTTGTTCCTtcttagctgtgtgtccttgggcatgTTGAACAAcctcgctgagcctcagtttccccatggtATTCCTCCAGCCGCATTAGGGGCCGGAAGTAGATGGGGTAGAAGGCGGCGCCGATCAGGGACATGAAGCCGCCGAAAATGAGCGTGGTGCGCAGGTTCAGGGTCATGGCTCCAGCCAGTGGCCTCCCTGACCTGCGGAGCAGCCCTCCGAGATATGTTCTTTATATACCCAAtttcttgaggtttttttttttttaatcatgaaaggatgttatatcttgtcaaatactttttctgcatctaatgaaaTGATCATACGATTTTTACCTTTCATTCTATTAAAGTGGTATATgatatttattgatttacatatgttgaaCTAGCCTTGCATCCCAGGGGTAAATTCCACTTGGTTGTGGTATATAATCCTATTTGTGTTATAAATttggtttgctattattttgtcagaatttttgcatctatatcggaatattgatctatagttttaTTGTAGTGTCTTTACTTGACTTtgatatcaggataatgctggtctgataaaataattttggaagtattccctcttatttatttttttattttggggggatttttgtttttgtttttggaagagtttgagaaagattggtattaattcttctttaaaattttgatagaattcgccagtaaAGCCATTTGATCCTGAGGTTTTCTGtgttgggaaaatttttttttttataaatttatttattatttttggctgcattgggtctttgttgctgtgtgtgggctttctctagttgctgcaagcgggggctactctttgttgtggtgcatgggcttctcattgtggtggcttctcctgttgtggaccatgggctctaggcacatgggcttcagtagttgcagcacacgggctcagtagttgtggctcacgggctttagagtgcaagctcagtagttgtggcgcacgggcttagttgctctgcagcatgtgggatcttcccggatcagggcttgaacccgtgtcccctgcactggcaggcgggttcttaaccactgcgccaccagggaagtccctgtgttggGAAATTTTTCATTAGtcattcaatctccttacttggtctgttcaaattacctatttcttcatgattcagtcttggtacaAGGTTGTATATTTGcaggaattcatccatttcttcttctAGGTTAGCTAATTTTCCagcatataattattcatagtagtctcttataattctttgtatttctatagTATTGGTTGGGATGTCTTCTCTTTGATTTCTGATGTTGAGTCTTCTTTTCTTAGTCTACttaaaggtttgtcagttttgtttatcttttcaaacagtcagttcttagtttcattttttttctattgtttttctggtctctatttatttccattctgatctttgttatttttttccttctgctaattttgggcttagtttgttctttttctagttccttgaagtgtaaagttgtttatttgagatctgttttcttaatatatgcatttatcacTTTAAACTTTCCTCTCAGAACTGCTCTTttagcatcccataggttttggtatgttgtatttctattttcatttattttgagagatttttttaaattgcttttttgaCCCAAGGTTGTTCAGGAgtcattgtttaatttccacatattcatagattttccagctttcttcttgtgATGTCTAGTTTCATACAagtgtggttggaaaagatacttggtattgTGGGAGGCATACAGTCTTAGCCAGAGGTAACTCCTGGAGGAGACAGTATGTTTCTCACAGAAAGCAAAGCCCTTACCCTTGACTTGGAATGCACTCTTTTTCCCAGGCCTGAGGAATGTAAAAGAGATTAGCAAAACTATCTCAagccaggagacctcagggagctgagagtcctggttgttccttatggctgggggctgtgtgtgagCCTGGTTAAGGGAAGATAATGTTCAAGGAGAGTTGTTGTAAACTTGTTGACATCTGTGGTAGTGACTGAACTGAGACGATAAGCAATTCCATGGGATTATTGTCTAATAATGAGTTCCTCTTCTGTCTATATAAGATTcagtaaattctaaataaagtaccttgcaaccatcagttgtcttggtccttctgaccccatactcacGGTGCTATTCAGTCCCTTACCCCTCACTGTTGGGACCTGGAAGACCCCCTGCGGTGGCTGGACCATTGCAGGTATGATTTcgatcttcttaaatttgctagaCTTGTTTTGAGTACTATCAGTTGATCTCTTCTggaaaatgtttcatgtgcacttgaaaaaaaaatgtgtattttgctgctgttggatggaatattttacaaatgtctgttaagtccatttggtctaatgtgtgtTTTAAGTCCAATGTGTCCTTCTTGGGTTCCTTTCTGGATGACCtatccattgctgaaagtgggatattgaagtcccttactattattgtattgtctatttctctattcagatctgttagtatttgcttaatacaTTTATGTGCTGTGATGTTGTGTACATAGATATTTATGACTTATATTTTCTTGatgattgacccctttatcattatataatgactttctttgtctcttgttaccatTTTTGGCTTCACGTGTACATTGTTTGATAGGAGTGTAActacctctgctttcttttgttttccacttatgaaatatatttttctatcccttcactttgagtctatgtgtgtccttaaagttgaagtgagt from Balaenoptera acutorostrata chromosome X, mBalAcu1.1, whole genome shotgun sequence includes the following:
- the LOC103004020 gene encoding small integral membrane protein 20 isoform X2; translation: MTLNLRTTLIFGGFMSLIGAAFYPIYFRPLMRLEEYRLEVWSDPFGRK
- the LOC103004020 gene encoding small integral membrane protein 20 isoform X1, producing MTLNLRTTLIFGGFMSLIGAAFYPIYFRPLMRLEEAKKEQAINRAGIVQEDVQPPGLEVWSDPFGRK